A part of Melittangium boletus DSM 14713 genomic DNA contains:
- a CDS encoding collagen-like protein — protein MRLTPLVLMSLLATACGPGETGPAGPAGPQGPQGETGATLNKTYVCTGTANNGTANVALIHTVYTFSDGSVTATCNVADGALWVTGINMWRGGQPEAAGAQCILAADIDSTKNGGIWTMETNTQRTSSSATYRNTGSPLDGRVFALTCTAS, from the coding sequence ATGCGTCTCACGCCCCTCGTCCTGATGTCCCTCCTCGCCACCGCTTGCGGCCCGGGTGAAACCGGCCCCGCGGGCCCCGCCGGACCCCAAGGCCCTCAGGGCGAAACGGGCGCCACGCTGAACAAGACCTACGTGTGCACCGGAACGGCCAACAACGGCACGGCGAATGTCGCCCTCATCCATACCGTTTACACCTTCTCGGACGGAAGCGTGACTGCGACCTGCAACGTCGCGGATGGAGCCCTCTGGGTGACGGGCATCAACATGTGGCGAGGTGGCCAGCCCGAGGCGGCCGGGGCCCAGTGCATCCTCGCGGCGGACATCGATAGCACCAAGAACGGCGGGATCTGGACGATGGAGACCAACACCCAGCGCACGTCCAGTTCAGCCACCTACCGCAACACGGGAAGCCCTCTGGACGGCCGCGTCTTCGCCCTGACCTGCACCGCCAGCTGA
- a CDS encoding arginine N-succinyltransferase — MLVLRDVQKTDLPGLKRLAAVLNTVNLPNNEETLEAIIDKSVKSFSDKVKNPFEREYLFVLEDVRNELIIGTSMIIAQHGTYEAPHIYYDVSEREHYSASIGRHFRHKVLSIGYNYEGPTEIGGLVVDPPHRATADKPGKQLSYARFLFMAMHKRLFRPRVLAELLPPLMPDGRSLLWEACGKKFTGLDYQEADRLSRQNKEFIKELFPASDVYASLFPERVQKVLGEVGPNTQGVQRMLERIGFRYVERIDPFDGGPHFEANLADITLVRRYRSVKLAAEDFDMEGDDVLVGYERDSGRNRFRAVRTTARLDDKTAYLPARAKEMLQAPVGARLSVIPFD, encoded by the coding sequence ATGCTCGTCTTGCGCGATGTCCAGAAGACCGACCTGCCCGGCCTGAAGCGGCTCGCCGCGGTGCTCAACACCGTCAACCTGCCCAACAACGAGGAAACGCTCGAGGCCATCATCGACAAGTCCGTGAAGAGCTTCTCGGACAAGGTGAAGAACCCCTTCGAGCGGGAGTACCTCTTCGTCCTCGAGGACGTGCGCAACGAGCTCATCATCGGCACGTCGATGATCATCGCGCAGCATGGCACCTACGAGGCGCCGCACATCTACTACGACGTGTCCGAGCGCGAGCACTACTCGGCCAGCATCGGCCGGCACTTCCGGCACAAGGTGCTCTCCATCGGCTACAACTACGAGGGCCCCACGGAGATTGGCGGCCTCGTGGTGGACCCGCCCCACCGCGCCACCGCGGACAAGCCCGGCAAGCAGCTGTCCTACGCGCGCTTCCTCTTCATGGCCATGCACAAGCGGCTCTTCCGCCCGCGGGTGCTCGCCGAGCTGCTGCCGCCGCTCATGCCCGACGGGCGCAGCCTCTTGTGGGAGGCGTGCGGCAAGAAGTTCACCGGGCTGGACTACCAGGAGGCGGACCGCCTGAGCCGGCAGAACAAGGAGTTCATCAAGGAGCTCTTCCCGGCCTCGGACGTCTACGCGTCGCTCTTTCCCGAGCGCGTGCAGAAGGTGCTCGGCGAGGTGGGCCCCAACACCCAGGGCGTGCAGCGGATGCTCGAGCGCATCGGCTTCCGCTACGTGGAGCGCATCGATCCGTTCGACGGGGGCCCCCACTTCGAGGCCAACCTGGCCGACATCACGCTCGTGCGCCGCTACCGCTCGGTGAAGCTGGCCGCGGAGGACTTCGACATGGAGGGCGATGACGTGCTCGTCGGCTACGAGCGCGATTCGGGCCGCAATCGCTTCCGCGCGGTGCGGACGACGGCGCGGCTGGACGACAAGACGGCCTACCTGCCCGCGCGCGCCAAGGAGATGCTGCAGGCCCCCGTGGGTGCCCGGCTGTCCGTCATCCCCTTCGACTAG
- a CDS encoding ABC transporter substrate-binding protein, with product MGANKYLLSFVIVASLVLSLVLGGLLHLVAAQPLNGASWGVLLLGPPGVVFGTSYLFWFLWARDRIRERAGLLARLAEGDLTNGAYYSGTREQREAHRLLFSLRRALGQVQRVTGNVRRTCQEVSDEVRVLLEAAHRQGGAVERSQQSVVSMGHSLQAAGKRVAQLETFAQETNGSLTDMSDRLGQVAEALLALDDFSHRTTQQVQSMSERLHHIASSGDELARFASEAEAFVQLVLTGIDAVRHRASETNQLAHAVTATAEHGAVLVNDCVQGMYRVEETVRKTAELVDSLGVRSTQIGRIVDVIQEIADQTNLLALNAAIIAAQAGEQGRPFGVVADEIRSLAERTARSTREIATMVGGIRREVGTAVSLVKEGREQAGTGVQLGDRAAEALREIRAITQRTFSAVEATVAETKRLEAQGSTVVEASRRVARRVDDVTRAAIEQAGHGRELVHQTLQMAKLAQEASQKAEGQARTGRDLSGAVVRLSTAIEEIRAAHGVLMRGDAAIGDEVAQVRQDALQVLRIGDGLSRSVEQLALEAQSLDGEVFRFRLPAPNAGGTLRAGIHQAAFIRTVTGLDPLFSMENQILEMSSCVFSSLLRLEDGVLVPDLAERWEADPSARRYRFHLRSGVTFHDGTPLTARDVKRHFERLLDPALKSPDRGLLEDVEGARAYLGGQSREVTGIEAVDNLTLEIRLEEPKAFFLQLMALPGTAVARFDARGQPVGTGPFRLVDFGTERITMERNPSYWRRGQPLLDRLEFHLMESREQSVTALRQGTVDMVSHLFIRQVESLEQDGHQVVTSTTPSTAFLGFNLREAPYNDVRVRKAIRAGLDVQSLVNGFHKGARVARTLTPPELLDEEGSSPEFPLDIAQAERLLREAGVRTLPLTLYHPQGRDTSAEDALLFRPLVEARLVELRHVELRAEDYAERRRDGTLAAFRVSWIADYPDPDNFLYFHLHSKAQLLYSLGYQNAEFDRLTVEARVTVDPQKRKRLYRLAERIAFEDCPVVPLFHNRMHTAANAQVQGLRLQQTPPQVRFEHLWMDTPEPPAGR from the coding sequence ATGGGCGCCAACAAGTACCTTCTCTCCTTCGTCATCGTCGCCTCGCTCGTGTTGTCCCTCGTGCTGGGCGGACTGCTCCACCTCGTCGCCGCGCAACCCCTGAATGGGGCCAGCTGGGGCGTGTTGTTGCTCGGCCCGCCCGGAGTGGTGTTCGGCACAAGCTACCTGTTCTGGTTCCTCTGGGCGAGGGACCGCATCCGCGAGCGCGCCGGCCTGCTCGCGCGGCTCGCCGAGGGAGACCTGACCAACGGCGCCTACTACAGCGGCACGCGCGAGCAACGCGAGGCGCACCGGCTGCTCTTCTCCCTGCGCCGCGCGCTCGGCCAGGTGCAGCGCGTGACGGGCAACGTGCGCCGCACCTGCCAGGAGGTGTCCGACGAGGTGCGGGTGCTGCTCGAGGCCGCGCACCGGCAGGGCGGCGCGGTGGAGCGCTCGCAGCAGTCCGTGGTGAGCATGGGCCACAGCCTGCAGGCCGCGGGCAAGCGCGTGGCGCAGTTGGAGACCTTCGCCCAGGAGACCAACGGCTCGCTCACGGACATGTCGGACCGGCTCGGACAGGTGGCCGAGGCGCTGCTCGCGCTGGATGACTTCTCGCACCGCACCACGCAGCAGGTGCAGTCCATGAGCGAGCGGCTGCACCACATCGCCTCCTCGGGTGATGAGCTCGCGCGCTTCGCGAGCGAGGCCGAGGCCTTCGTGCAACTGGTGCTGACGGGCATCGACGCCGTGCGCCACCGCGCCTCGGAGACCAACCAGCTCGCCCACGCGGTGACGGCCACGGCCGAGCACGGCGCGGTGCTCGTCAACGACTGCGTGCAGGGCATGTACCGGGTGGAGGAGACGGTGCGCAAGACGGCGGAGCTGGTGGACTCGCTCGGCGTGCGCTCCACCCAGATTGGCCGCATCGTGGACGTCATCCAGGAGATCGCCGATCAGACGAACCTGCTCGCGCTCAACGCCGCCATCATCGCGGCGCAAGCGGGTGAGCAGGGCCGGCCCTTCGGCGTGGTGGCGGACGAGATTCGCAGCCTCGCCGAGCGCACCGCGCGCTCCACGCGGGAGATCGCCACCATGGTGGGGGGCATCCGCCGCGAGGTGGGCACGGCCGTGTCGCTGGTGAAGGAGGGCCGCGAGCAGGCGGGCACGGGCGTGCAGTTGGGCGACCGGGCGGCGGAAGCGCTGCGGGAAATCCGCGCCATCACCCAGCGCACCTTCTCCGCGGTGGAGGCCACGGTGGCCGAGACGAAGCGGCTGGAGGCCCAGGGCTCCACGGTGGTGGAGGCGAGCCGCCGGGTGGCCCGGCGCGTGGACGACGTGACCCGGGCGGCCATCGAGCAGGCGGGCCACGGGCGGGAGCTGGTGCACCAGACGCTGCAGATGGCGAAGCTCGCGCAGGAGGCCTCGCAGAAGGCGGAGGGCCAGGCACGCACCGGACGGGACTTGTCGGGCGCGGTGGTGCGGCTGAGCACCGCCATCGAGGAGATCCGCGCGGCGCACGGCGTGCTCATGCGCGGGGACGCGGCCATTGGCGACGAAGTGGCCCAGGTGCGCCAGGACGCGCTCCAGGTGCTGCGCATCGGCGACGGCTTGAGCCGCTCGGTGGAGCAGCTCGCGCTCGAGGCGCAGAGCCTCGACGGCGAGGTGTTCCGCTTCCGGCTACCGGCCCCGAACGCGGGAGGCACGCTGCGCGCGGGCATCCACCAGGCGGCCTTCATCCGGACCGTGACCGGGTTGGATCCCCTCTTCTCCATGGAGAATCAAATCCTGGAGATGAGCTCGTGCGTCTTCTCCAGTCTGTTGCGGCTGGAGGATGGCGTGCTCGTGCCGGACCTGGCCGAGCGCTGGGAGGCGGACCCCTCCGCGCGCCGCTACCGCTTCCACCTGCGCTCGGGTGTCACCTTCCACGATGGCACGCCCCTCACGGCGCGCGACGTGAAGCGTCACTTCGAGCGGCTGTTGGACCCCGCGCTGAAATCGCCGGACCGGGGGCTGCTGGAGGACGTGGAGGGAGCCCGGGCGTACCTCGGAGGCCAGTCGCGCGAGGTGACGGGCATCGAGGCCGTGGACAACCTGACGCTGGAGATCCGGCTCGAGGAGCCCAAGGCCTTCTTCCTCCAGTTGATGGCCTTGCCGGGCACGGCGGTGGCGCGCTTCGACGCGCGGGGGCAGCCCGTGGGCACCGGCCCCTTCCGGCTGGTGGACTTCGGCACGGAGCGCATCACGATGGAGCGCAACCCCAGCTACTGGCGCCGGGGCCAGCCGCTGTTGGATCGGCTCGAGTTCCACCTGATGGAATCGCGCGAGCAGAGCGTGACCGCGCTGCGCCAGGGCACGGTGGACATGGTGTCGCACCTGTTCATCCGGCAGGTGGAATCCCTGGAGCAGGACGGGCACCAGGTGGTCACCAGCACCACGCCCTCCACGGCGTTCCTCGGCTTCAACCTGCGCGAGGCTCCTTATAATGATGTGCGCGTGCGCAAGGCGATCCGCGCGGGCCTGGACGTCCAGTCGCTGGTGAACGGCTTCCACAAGGGCGCGCGCGTGGCGCGGACGCTGACGCCCCCGGAGTTGCTGGACGAAGAGGGGTCGTCACCCGAGTTCCCGCTCGACATCGCCCAGGCGGAACGGCTGCTGCGCGAGGCCGGCGTGCGGACGCTCCCGCTCACGCTCTACCACCCCCAGGGCCGCGACACCTCGGCCGAGGACGCCCTGCTCTTCCGGCCCCTGGTGGAAGCACGGCTCGTGGAGTTGCGGCACGTGGAGCTGCGCGCCGAGGACTACGCCGAGCGGCGCCGCGACGGGACGCTCGCCGCCTTCCGCGTGAGCTGGATCGCCGACTACCCGGACCCGGACAACTTCCTCTACTTCCACCTGCACTCCAAGGCGCAGCTGCTCTACTCCCTGGGCTACCAGAACGCGGAGTTCGACCGGCTCACGGTGGAGGCGCGCGTCACCGTCGATCCGCAGAAGCGCAAGCGGCTCTACCGGCTCGCCGAGCGCATCGCCTTCGAGGACTGCCCCGTCGTCCCGCTCTTCCACAACCGCATGCACACGGCGGCCAACGCCCAGGTGCAGGGCCTGCGGCTGCAACAGACGCCCCCCCAGGTGCGCTTCGAGCACCTGTGGATGGACACGCCCGAGCCGCCCGCCGGGCGCTGA
- a CDS encoding polysaccharide lyase — MRRLLLSLLTVLLPGLSWAGVVWRGDFETGGIGQYSSTQRVSADRLQVVQNPVTQGRYALKATVRQGDNPINSSGNRNELVYLSKEKEGSEYYYRWQVMFAPDFPSVNTWQVFTQWHHEGCCGSPPVEFFVKGEEIRLTLTNTTTPWKTKLVRGEWQDFIFHVKWSSSASTGFVELWHNGKLVLSKLKHATMYPNDGIYLKLGLYRSDTVQPVGVVYHDGFTQATQWEDVRPVEPTPVEPTPVEPTPPADAGTPEPDAGTPEPDAGVPSEEGPPVDSTSPTPSLPETGSAVPPSFETISHEVGCSSAGGSLGVLALLGLGGLLRRSRRG; from the coding sequence TTGAGAAGACTCCTGCTTTCATTGCTCACCGTGCTGCTGCCAGGGCTGTCGTGGGCGGGTGTTGTGTGGAGGGGGGACTTCGAAACCGGTGGCATCGGGCAGTACTCGAGCACCCAGCGGGTGAGCGCGGACCGGCTCCAGGTGGTTCAAAACCCTGTCACCCAGGGCCGCTACGCGCTCAAGGCCACGGTGCGCCAGGGGGACAACCCCATCAACTCCAGCGGCAATCGCAACGAGCTCGTCTACCTGAGCAAGGAGAAGGAGGGCTCGGAGTATTACTACCGCTGGCAGGTGATGTTCGCGCCGGACTTCCCGAGCGTGAATACCTGGCAGGTCTTCACCCAGTGGCACCACGAGGGCTGCTGTGGCTCACCGCCCGTGGAGTTCTTCGTCAAGGGCGAGGAGATCCGCCTCACGCTCACCAACACCACCACGCCGTGGAAGACGAAGCTGGTGCGCGGGGAGTGGCAGGACTTCATCTTCCACGTGAAGTGGTCCTCGAGCGCGTCCACGGGCTTCGTGGAGCTGTGGCACAACGGCAAGCTCGTGCTGTCCAAGCTCAAGCACGCCACGATGTACCCGAACGACGGCATCTACCTGAAGCTCGGCCTGTACCGCAGCGACACCGTGCAGCCCGTGGGCGTCGTGTACCACGATGGTTTCACCCAGGCGACGCAGTGGGAGGACGTGCGGCCCGTCGAGCCCACGCCCGTCGAGCCCACGCCCGTCGAGCCCACTCCTCCCGCGGATGCTGGCACGCCCGAGCCCGACGCGGGGACGCCCGAGCCCGACGCGGGTGTTCCGTCCGAGGAGGGCCCGCCCGTGGATTCCACGTCGCCCACTCCCTCCCTCCCGGAGACTGGCTCCGCCGTCCCACCGTCCTTCGAGACCATCTCCCACGAGGTGGGGTGCTCCAGCGCGGGTGGGTCGCTCGGAGTGCTGGCCTTGCTGGGGCTCGGAGGCCTGCTGCGCCGCTCGCGGCGCGGGTAG
- a CDS encoding TIGR04013 family B12-binding domain/radical SAM domain-containing protein, whose translation MASSNKVALVLSYQYPGKYALTVLAGAVESDEVGQHVALRFPRDRESLLASVRECLDAGYQVAVAWSFYSASFPAAAEELAWLRERLEGREVLCLAGGVHATAETEQTLRAGFDLVAVGEGEAVLLDLLGRMTRGEEPRTTRGWSRLVDGRMVSQGRGEGVMLDKYPPFAAKNAKFGAIEITRGCIYACRFCQTPFLNKARFRHRSVENITHWVRVMREAGKRDVRFITPTSMSYGTQDETMNLEALERMLAAVRETAGPEGRVFYGTFPSEVRPEHVTPEALALLKRYVDNDNLIIGGQSGSERILQQTHRGHDVETVVRAASLAVEWGFVPNVDFILGLPDESPEDVQATLALMRRLADLGAKVHGHTFMPLPGTPYRDAPPGSVDDETRRELDRLASQGRLYGHWKQQVQLAKGIATRRQPRR comes from the coding sequence ATGGCTTCCTCGAACAAGGTCGCGCTCGTCCTCAGCTACCAGTACCCGGGCAAATACGCGCTCACCGTCCTCGCCGGAGCGGTGGAGTCGGACGAGGTGGGCCAGCACGTGGCCCTGCGCTTTCCCCGGGACCGTGAGTCCCTGCTGGCCTCGGTGCGCGAGTGCCTCGACGCGGGCTACCAGGTGGCGGTGGCCTGGTCGTTCTACTCGGCGAGCTTCCCCGCGGCGGCCGAGGAACTGGCGTGGTTGCGCGAGCGGCTGGAGGGCCGCGAGGTGTTGTGCCTCGCGGGCGGGGTGCACGCCACGGCGGAGACGGAGCAGACGCTCCGTGCGGGCTTCGACCTGGTGGCGGTGGGCGAGGGCGAGGCCGTCTTGTTGGATCTGCTTGGCCGGATGACGCGGGGCGAGGAGCCTCGGACGACGCGGGGCTGGTCGCGGCTGGTGGACGGGCGCATGGTGTCCCAGGGCCGGGGCGAGGGCGTGATGTTGGACAAGTACCCGCCCTTCGCGGCGAAGAACGCGAAGTTCGGAGCGATCGAGATCACCCGGGGCTGCATCTACGCATGCCGCTTCTGCCAGACGCCCTTCTTGAACAAGGCGCGCTTCCGGCACCGGAGCGTGGAGAACATCACGCACTGGGTGCGGGTGATGCGCGAGGCGGGCAAGCGGGACGTGCGCTTCATCACGCCCACGTCCATGTCCTATGGCACCCAGGATGAGACGATGAACCTGGAGGCACTGGAGCGGATGCTCGCCGCGGTGAGGGAGACGGCCGGACCCGAGGGCCGGGTGTTCTACGGGACATTCCCCTCGGAGGTTCGGCCCGAGCACGTGACGCCCGAGGCGCTGGCGCTGCTCAAGCGCTACGTGGACAACGACAACCTCATCATCGGAGGCCAGTCCGGCAGCGAGCGCATCCTCCAGCAGACGCACCGGGGCCACGACGTGGAGACGGTGGTGCGGGCGGCGAGCCTCGCGGTGGAGTGGGGCTTCGTTCCCAACGTGGACTTCATCCTCGGCCTGCCGGACGAGAGCCCCGAGGACGTCCAGGCGACCCTGGCGTTGATGAGGCGTCTGGCGGACCTCGGGGCGAAGGTGCACGGGCACACGTTCATGCCGCTGCCCGGAACGCCCTATCGGGATGCGCCGCCGGGCTCGGTGGATGACGAAACCCGGAGGGAACTGGACCGGTTGGCTTCACAGGGGCGGCTGTATGGCCATTGGAAGCAACAGGTGCAGTTGGCCAAGGGCATCGCCACGCGGCGCCAGCCCCGGCGCTGA
- the mug gene encoding G/U mismatch-specific DNA glycosylase, with protein sequence MRRPKSNPRSPPTKEELLAAVGAKMPDVIAPGLKVLFCGINPSVYSAVVRHHFARPGNRFWPALYASGFTERLLTPYEQEELLARGCGITNVVERASVSADTLTAAEYAEGGRQLEAKVRRYQPRYLAVLGIGAWRTAFQKPRAVLGPQPEPLGGARVWVLPNPSGLNAHYRPEDLARLFRAFRLAAESDG encoded by the coding sequence GTGCGACGCCCGAAGTCGAACCCCAGATCCCCGCCCACGAAAGAGGAACTGCTCGCCGCGGTGGGCGCGAAGATGCCAGATGTCATCGCGCCCGGCTTGAAGGTGCTCTTCTGCGGCATCAACCCGAGCGTGTACTCGGCCGTGGTGCGTCACCATTTCGCCCGGCCGGGCAACCGCTTCTGGCCGGCGCTGTATGCCTCGGGTTTCACGGAACGCCTGCTCACGCCCTATGAGCAGGAGGAATTGCTCGCGCGGGGCTGTGGCATCACCAACGTGGTGGAGCGGGCCTCGGTGTCGGCGGACACGCTGACGGCCGCGGAGTACGCCGAGGGCGGACGCCAACTGGAGGCGAAGGTGCGGCGCTACCAGCCGCGCTACCTCGCGGTGCTCGGCATTGGCGCATGGCGCACGGCCTTCCAGAAGCCCAGGGCGGTGCTGGGGCCTCAGCCCGAACCGCTCGGGGGCGCGCGTGTCTGGGTTCTCCCCAATCCGAGTGGACTCAACGCACACTACCGCCCGGAGGACCTGGCGCGGTTGTTCCGCGCCTTCCGCCTGGCGGCGGAGTCGGACGGTTAG
- a CDS encoding LysR substrate-binding domain-containing protein: MELRHLRYFVAVAEELHFARAAERLRIVQPALSMQIKSLEEELGTRLLERTRRHVALTEAGRLFLEEARRTLEQAERAARVARRAGQGELGRIGLGYSVNAAYSGVLARTLKGFRKRAPDVELLLQELHPFDQLEALLERRLQVGFLTAPSLPIPPELATVRVETWPLMVALPPEHPLAARDSVPVQLLKEESFVDYTGSKDEQGLPALQSIGDTVPRVRYRVSNIPAVISLVAAGLGIALVPASLVSLHIGGEVAYRPLTGVARRMELSVAYRRDDQAPAVRIFLEVVRGLSG; the protein is encoded by the coding sequence ATGGAGCTGCGCCACCTTCGCTACTTCGTCGCCGTGGCCGAAGAGCTGCACTTCGCGCGCGCCGCCGAGCGGCTGCGGATCGTTCAGCCCGCGCTGAGCATGCAGATCAAGTCGCTGGAGGAGGAGCTGGGGACCCGGCTGTTGGAGCGAACCCGGCGCCATGTCGCGCTCACCGAGGCGGGCCGGCTCTTCCTCGAGGAGGCGCGCCGGACGCTGGAGCAGGCGGAGCGGGCGGCCCGGGTCGCGCGGCGCGCGGGTCAGGGGGAACTGGGGCGCATCGGGCTTGGCTACTCCGTCAATGCCGCCTACTCGGGCGTGCTGGCCCGGACGCTCAAGGGCTTCCGCAAGCGGGCGCCGGATGTCGAGCTGCTGCTCCAGGAGTTGCACCCGTTCGACCAGCTCGAGGCCCTGCTCGAACGCCGCCTCCAGGTGGGATTCCTCACGGCGCCCTCCCTGCCCATCCCGCCGGAACTGGCCACGGTGCGGGTGGAGACCTGGCCCTTGATGGTCGCCCTCCCCCCCGAGCACCCCCTGGCCGCACGCGACAGCGTCCCCGTGCAGTTGCTGAAAGAGGAGTCCTTCGTCGACTACACGGGCTCCAAGGACGAGCAGGGGTTGCCCGCCCTGCAGAGCATTGGGGACACGGTCCCACGTGTTCGCTATCGCGTCTCCAACATCCCGGCGGTCATCAGCCTGGTGGCGGCGGGCCTCGGCATCGCCCTGGTTCCCGCCTCCCTCGTGTCGCTCCACATCGGCGGAGAAGTCGCTTATCGCCCGCTCACCGGCGTGGCCCGGCGGATGGAGCTGTCGGTCGCGTACCGCCGAGACGATCAGGCGCCCGCCGTGCGGATCTTCCTGGAAGTCGTTCGCGGCCTGTCCGGGTAA
- a CDS encoding quercetin 2,3-dioxygenase, with product MPEGKLPGQVVPYFIRNGEGERYLVGGLVASLIARGADTGELFEAAVLTGGRDANLPLHTHARTHEAIFVLDGEVELWLGQNHYQMIRGDYASIPEGTPHAFTMRGHRTQLISWSTGGEMAPLYQTLGQPYAGYVQPPEARPAIAKELLKQAEARADVHFETKTPGKRAPQRVRNGEVPDKKVPYVLASGEGQRLVAGEQLFSFLGDQQTSGGKFLVVMNEGPAGDMIPTHYHEKHTETFFCLDGSMTMRVNHETLTMAPGDFVHAPARTLHAYQLNSHYTRMIGFLTPGLFESFFRTLGDPYAGHVYPQTPPPFRFDRVLSKLNELDLKLVQPPAPAK from the coding sequence GTGCCCGAGGGAAAACTGCCAGGCCAGGTCGTGCCGTACTTCATCCGCAATGGGGAAGGTGAGCGCTATCTGGTGGGCGGGCTGGTCGCGAGCCTCATCGCGCGGGGAGCGGACACGGGAGAGCTGTTCGAGGCCGCCGTCCTCACGGGAGGCCGGGACGCGAATCTGCCGCTGCACACCCATGCGCGAACGCACGAGGCGATCTTCGTGCTCGACGGCGAGGTCGAGCTCTGGCTTGGACAGAATCACTACCAGATGATTCGTGGCGATTACGCGAGCATTCCGGAGGGAACCCCGCATGCCTTCACGATGCGTGGCCACCGCACTCAACTCATCTCCTGGAGCACGGGAGGCGAGATGGCGCCGCTCTATCAGACGCTCGGCCAACCCTACGCGGGCTATGTGCAGCCCCCGGAGGCCAGGCCCGCGATCGCCAAGGAGCTCTTGAAGCAGGCGGAGGCCCGGGCCGACGTCCATTTCGAGACCAAGACGCCAGGCAAGCGCGCTCCCCAACGCGTGCGCAACGGCGAGGTTCCCGACAAGAAGGTCCCCTACGTTCTCGCCTCCGGGGAGGGCCAGCGGCTGGTGGCGGGAGAGCAGCTCTTCTCGTTCCTGGGAGATCAACAGACGAGCGGCGGCAAGTTCCTCGTCGTCATGAACGAGGGCCCCGCTGGAGACATGATCCCCACGCACTACCATGAGAAGCACACCGAGACGTTCTTCTGTCTGGATGGCTCCATGACGATGCGGGTCAATCACGAGACCTTGACGATGGCTCCGGGCGACTTCGTCCACGCCCCCGCCCGCACCCTCCACGCCTACCAGCTCAACAGCCACTACACGCGCATGATTGGCTTTCTGACCCCGGGGCTCTTCGAGTCCTTCTTCCGGACGCTCGGAGACCCCTACGCGGGCCACGTGTACCCACAAACGCCACCGCCCTTCCGCTTCGACCGGGTACTCTCGAAGCTGAACGAGCTGGACTTGAAGCTCGTCCAGCCGCCCGCGCCCGCGAAGTGA
- a CDS encoding transglutaminase domain-containing protein: MLAPMGDRSHTVPRIVARFLNRALRGLQAPLLSALLLSLPARAGAPSAPSVSEEARFVFSWKGIPLGTVTLAFAPGARRFTYTSRHVHTRSGHVGQRTREVALVLTPDGHVEGRASVPQSWWLWRGPPAPGCVTGREELSGREGPHCVTAVRDGAVEGTMLGQPFTARYDARGRLQGLEVGESRFTGVAAGTRLRPPPDLFVEGVPVEGTRGALGFAPPWPVVRRPSWVTDWRADEARALAAEVHAAFAEKAPGAADWSDTGEGEGGACLAHAARFAARAAARGQRVALVQGLLAVDAGPARPHAWVRVGLAGGGTLDLDPTSLDPVLPGTHLPLALAEPGAPAVEAGERWLALLRGEHRVVRAR; this comes from the coding sequence TTGTTGGCGCCCATGGGAGACCGAAGCCACACCGTACCTCGCATCGTCGCCCGGTTCCTCAACCGTGCTCTCCGGGGCCTCCAGGCCCCCCTGCTCTCCGCGCTCCTGCTCTCCCTGCCCGCGAGGGCTGGCGCCCCCTCCGCTCCTTCTGTCTCCGAGGAGGCGCGCTTCGTCTTCTCCTGGAAGGGCATTCCCCTGGGCACCGTCACCCTGGCCTTCGCGCCCGGAGCCCGGCGCTTCACCTATACATCGCGTCACGTGCACACGCGCTCTGGGCATGTGGGGCAGCGCACCCGGGAAGTGGCCCTGGTGCTGACGCCAGACGGGCACGTGGAAGGCCGGGCGAGCGTGCCCCAGTCGTGGTGGCTGTGGCGGGGGCCGCCCGCTCCCGGATGTGTCACGGGCCGCGAGGAGCTGTCCGGACGCGAGGGGCCTCATTGTGTCACCGCCGTCCGGGACGGCGCCGTGGAGGGCACGATGCTCGGTCAGCCCTTCACGGCGCGCTACGACGCGCGGGGCCGGCTTCAGGGACTGGAGGTCGGCGAGTCGCGCTTCACCGGGGTGGCCGCGGGGACGCGGCTGAGGCCTCCGCCGGACCTCTTCGTGGAAGGCGTTCCCGTGGAGGGCACCCGGGGAGCGCTGGGCTTCGCGCCCCCGTGGCCCGTCGTGCGGCGCCCCTCGTGGGTGACGGACTGGCGGGCGGACGAGGCGCGGGCGCTCGCGGCGGAGGTCCATGCGGCGTTCGCGGAGAAGGCGCCGGGGGCGGCGGATTGGAGCGACACGGGCGAGGGCGAGGGCGGCGCGTGTCTGGCCCACGCGGCGCGCTTCGCGGCCCGGGCGGCGGCGCGAGGCCAGCGCGTGGCGTTGGTGCAGGGACTGCTCGCCGTGGACGCGGGCCCGGCCCGTCCGCATGCCTGGGTGCGTGTGGGGCTCGCGGGCGGGGGGACGTTGGACCTCGACCCGACGTCGTTGGATCCGGTCCTCCCGGGGACGCACCTGCCGCTCGCCCTGGCCGAGCCCGGTGCTCCGGCGGTGGAGGCCGGGGAGCGCTGGCTCGCGCTCCTGCGCGGCGAGCACCGCGTGGTGCGCGCCCGCTAG